In the Clostridium cellulovorans 743B genome, TGCATGCATTAGTAATTCTGCACTTGCCATATTAGTAGCAAGTGGTATTGAATAAACATCACAAAGTCTTAAAAGTGCACTTACATCCGGTTCATGAGGCTGTGCTGTTAATGGATCTCTTAAAAATATAATCATATCCATTTCATTATTTGCTATCATTGCACCAATTTGTTGATCTCCACCTAGAGGACCTGATTGAAACCTATTAACCTTAAGCTCTGTAGCATCCATAATCCTTTGCCCTGTTGTTCCTGTAGCATATAAAGTGTGTTCTCTTAATACATCCTCATAAGCAGTAGTGAACATAACCATATTATCCTTCTTTTTATCATGTGCGATTAAAGCTATATTCATAATTATTCCTCCTAAGTTGTTTAAAATATTTATAATATACTGTCTTTGGTCCTTTTAATTAAAACTACCCTATTGTCTAGTCTATATTAGAAAGCCCCCCTGTTTCTTATATTATACTATAAGAAACAAAGAGGCTCTAACTTATTTTTAAAGTTTCAATATTTTTTTAAAATTTTCATAATATACTGAATATTTCAAGCTATACAAACTTATACGCCAGTCTCATATGCTTCATTACCATGTAGCATTGTATCTAAACCTATATCTTCAACTTCAGTGCTTACTCTTAAGCCAATAGTTTTATCAACTATCTTAACAATTATGAAAGTAACTATACCTGCAAAAGCTATTGTTGCTATTACTGCTATAAATTGAGCACCTAACAATTTAGCTCCACCATAGAATAATCCATCTGCACCTGCTGAGTTTACTTTTGTTGTTGCGAATAATCCTGTTGCTATAGCGCCCCATATACCACCAATTCCATGGCAACCAAAAGCATCTAAGGCATCATCATAACCAAGCTTTTCTTTTACATAATATATAGCTATAAAACATATTATCGCTGCTACTGCACCAATTATAATAGCAGCCATTGGAGTAACAAATCCTGCTCCTGGAGTAATTGCAACAAGTCCAGCTACAGCACCTGTAGCTAATCCTACAGCGGAAGATTTTCCAAATCTAATTCTTTCAAGAATCATCCAAACTGCCGCACAAGCAGCTGCAGCCGTATTAGTTGTAATAAATGCATTTAACGCAACATCATTTATAGCAAGAGCACTTCCTGCATTAAAGCCAAACCAACCTACCCATAATAATCCAGCACCTAATACTGTAATAGTAACATTATGTGGTTTTGCGTGTTTAACATATTTTCTCTTTCCAAGAATTAAAGCAACCACTAACGCTGATATACCTGAACTTATGTGAACTACGTTTCCTCCAGCAAAATCTAGAGCTCCTAAAGTTCTAAGCCATCCGCCAACACCCCAAACCCAATGAGCTATTGGATCATAAACAAAGGTTGTCCAAAGTAAAGTAAATAGCATCATAGCTGAGAATTTCATTCTTTCTGCAAAAGCACCTGAAATAAGTGCTGGTGTTATTACTGCGAACATCATTTGGAATAACATAAATGCTTGATGAGGAATAGTAGCTGCATAATCAGCATTTGCTTCAAAACCAACTCCATCTAATCCTAAAAAGTTAAGTCCTCCTATAATACCACTATTATCTGTTCCAAAAACTAAAGTGTAACCTAGAATAATCCATTGTAAGGATACAAGAACTATTGCACCATAACTATGCATAGTAGTACTCAATACATTTTTTCTTCTTACTAAACCTCCATAGAATAAAGCTAATGCTGGTGTCATTAAAAACACCAATATTGTAGCTATTATTACAAATACCGTATCTGCTCCATTAATTGTCATAAAAATACCTCCCTTAATATTGTTTGATAAAATTCCTATAGTCATTAATTATTTTTTATTAATTCAAAAGGGGATAGCCTTTATATTTATATGAGTCATATAAATATAAGCTATCCCCTTTGATAACTGTCCATATTATTAAATTGCTGATACGCCTCTTTCTCTTGTTCTTATACGCACCGCATCCTCTACATCGTAAACAAAAATCTTTCCATCACCGATATTACCAGTAGAAACCACTTCACAAACTTTTTTAATTATGTCATCAACATTTTCTGCTGCTATTATCACTTCAACTTTTATCTTTGGCAGTAAATTAACCTTAATCTCAGTTCCCCTATAATATTGGGTTGTACCCTTTTGATTTCCAAAGCCCATGATGTTTGTAATCATCATACCTTGTATCCCAAATTTATTTAGCTCCTCCTTTAGTTCTTCTAACTTTTCTGCCTTAATTACAATTTCTAATTTCTTCATTGTTATCGCTCCCCTCCAATATTCTCTTAGATGTCTCTATCATTTTACGTCCATTATTCATACTATTAACTTGAAGATATCTGTGAGCTTGTTGCTCCGTAAAATTTCTTTCTTTTATGAGCAAATCCTTAGCCTTTTGTATTATCAGATTCTCTTCAGTTGAAAGTGATTTTTTAAACTTATTTTTATTTAACAACATATTTATTGTTGCTAAAAAATTACCTTTATTTATTGGTAAGGTCAAAACTGATATTCTGGAATCTATACTTTCACAAAGCGAAGGATTAGCCACTAACATCAGCATTGAATAACCTTCTGGTATCTGATTTATTAACTTTGAAGAAAACATATCTTTTAACCTATAACTACAAATAATTAACCCCTTAGTACTACCTTCTACTAATTCTAAAACTTTTATACCAGAGTCACATATCTGAATATCATTAATTCCGATCTTCTTGAAAATGCTTACAACTCCATTACAATTCTGCTCTCTTGGAAAAGCAATAATAATTCTCTTCATAACAAATCTTCACCACCTTGATAAAAATAAAAATCACACTAAAATAAGATAATTACGCAAATAATGGATATAAATAACTTAATATCCAATTGTTATTTGGATATTATTTATATACTTATAATAACCAGATGCCACATCAATGTCAACTAGTTTTTTTGCAATTTATCAATGATTTTAGTGTTTTTATTTCAATTTATCAATTTTGAAGCGTTATATCAAATAATTTTATTCATAAACAATCTTTTCATAATCAAATTAATATATAACCTATCTTTGTTTCATTGTATATATTTTACAACTAACTATTCTAATATTTCATTTTATCTATCTAAAATCAATTTTCACTTACCTAATAGTTTTATTAACTTCATATAAACGGCAAAAACTAAAGGAGTAAAAAACTACTGTCTAACTTTATCATAGAACTAAAACAAAAAAGGGTACCTAAAAAATAATTCTTTAGAACTATTCTTAGATACCCTCTTTAGCATCATTGTTTTACTTCTGACCAAATCTTATCAAACTCAGAAATTTTACTTCCAATATCTCTTAGATATTCACCATTTTTAACATCTTTCGCATCTGGATATACTGCTTTATCAGAAAGTATTTCTGAATCAATTTGATCCCATGCAGCTTCATTAGGATTTCCATATGGAAACTCCTTAGATATTTCTGCACTAATTTCAGGTCTTAATATGAAATTAATAAATAATTCTGCAGCTTTTTTGTTCTTAGCTCCAGTTGGAATTACAAAATTATCTTGTTGCAAGAATAATCCTTCCTCTGGAACCACATATTTTACATTTGAATTTTCTCTTCTTGCAAGGCTTCCCTCAGCTCCCCAAGCAAAAATAGCTTTAACTTCACCATTTATAAGGCTTGTTTTTGGGCTATCACTATCATAAGATTTTATGTTCTTTTGAAGACTAGTAAGTTCTTCTTTTGCCTTAGCTAAAGCTTCTTCACTAGTATCATTTAATGAATAACCTAGTTTTTTAAGAGTTATTCCAATAATTGCTCTTTCATCATCTAAAACACATAAAGAATTCTCTAGTTCTGGTTTCCATAAGTCAGCATAACTAGTTATAGTACCTTCTGGAACTTTGGAACTATCATAAGCTATTATACCAGCAAGCCACATATATGGAAGACTGTATTTATTATCAGGATCAAAAGGTAAATGCATAAATTGCTTTGATAAATTATCGATGTTTTCTATATTAGATTTATCAATTTCTTCAATTAGATTTTGTTTTTTAAGTATTTCAACCATAAAATCACTTGCTACAGCTAGATCATATTCATTACCTCCAGCCATCAACTTAGCAAGCATTTCTTCATTGGACGAAAAAGTACTATAATTCACCTTTATATTATACGTATTCTCAAATTCTTCTATAACTGATTGAGGTAAATATTCTGACCAGTTAAATACATTCAACACTTGTTGCTCAGTTTCAGAACCTTCTGTGAACTTTGCTACTTTAAAAATCCCATACCACGTTCCTGTTATCGTCACTGCTATAGCAGTTAATACAGCTCCGACCTTTTTCATATTTAAGTTTATATTCTTTAAAACCATAGACAGAGTCAAAATAACAACAGTAACTAGCATGATTATCGTTGATAAAGCATTTATTTCTGGTGTTACACCAAATTTAACCATTGAAAATACTTTTAATGGAAGAGTAACACTACCAGGTCCTGCGGCAAAGAAGCTAATGATTACATCATCTAACGATAATGTAAAAGCTAAAAGTCCACCAGCAATTACACCTGGCATTATTATAGGCAATGTAACTTTAAAGAAAGTGACAAGTGGTGTAGCTCCTAAATCCATAGCAGCTTCTTCCACAGAATTATCAAAACCATCTAACCTAGTTTTCACCGTAGAAATAACATAAGCTATACTAAAAGTTACATGCGCTATTATTAAAGTTATTTTCCCCCTTGGAAGATCAACAAAAGCAAAGAAGGCTAATAATGAAATACCCATTACAATCTCTGGTATCACAAGCGGGATATTTAATATACTATCAAGGATATTTTTTCCCTTAAATTTATATCTATATAATCCTATCGCTGCAAGGGTTCCAATAATTACAGATATGATAGTACTTATTATTGCTATAATAAATGAATTTTTAAAAGCTTCTAAAATCCCTACGTTATTAATCAAACTAGTGTACCACTTAAAGGTAAAACCTGTCCACGTTACATTTAACTTTGATTCATTAAAGGAAAATCCTATAAGCACTAATATTGGTACATATAAAAACATAAACACTAAAAAGGTGTAAAGAGATTTTAAAATAGAACTTTTCTTCTTCATAATCTACAAAACCTCCTTACGTTCAGTACTTCCACCCATCTTATTTGTTATAGCGATCAAAATCACCATAACTATAATTAAAATTACTGATATAGCAGAACCAAAAGGCCAGTCTCTAGCTGTTAAGAATTGATTCTTAATGAGATTACTCATTAAAACAACCTTACTACCTCCAAGTAAATCTGTTATAAAGAATAGTCCAAGGGTAGGTACAAACACCAGTAAACAGCCTGAAACTATTCCACCTTTTGTAAGAGGAAGTGTAATCTTCATAAATTTATTTATTGGAGATGCCCCAAGGTCTGATGCGGCTTCAAGAAGTCTCATATCAAGTTTCTCAATGGAAGAATAAAGTGGCAACACCATAAATGGGAACATCATATATACCATTCCAACCATAACAGCAAAATTATTACTCATCATATGAAGTGGCTCGCTTATGATATTTAAGTTCATTAGTACTGTATTTATTATTCCTTCAGTTCTTAGAAGTATTATCATCGCATAAGTTCTTACCAAGGAATTTGTCCAAAATGGAAGCATTACAAGTAAAAGTAGTATAGGTTTTAACTTTTTATTACTTTTTGCCACGATAAATGCAAAAGGATAACCAAACCCTAAACAAAATATAGTAGTAAACAAAGATACTCCTATAGATTTTATAAATATCGTTAAGTATAAGGAATCAAATAATCTTCCATAATTAAAAAAAGTAAAATCATATACTATATCACCAACTTCTCCTCTGGTAGAAAAACTGTACACAACTACTAAAATTAATGGTACTATAAAAAATGCTAACATCCATGAAACCACAGGTGCTAAAGTAGCTAGAGGACCAAGAATATTTTTTTTCTTTTTAGCCATCCCAATCCCCCCTATGCCTTAATCACAATAGAGTTATTCTTATTCCAGGTTAAATATACCTGTTCATTTTTATTATTAAAATCAAATTTATTATCTATAGGTTCATTGACAATTATCTCTCTACCACTGTTTAAAACCATAACAGTTTTTATATTAGAACCTATGTAAATTCTTTCTTTTAATGTTCCTTTAAGTGAAATTTCATCAGAAGAAGTTTCTGTCTTTAATTTAATTCTTTCTGGTCTAATTGACACTGATAGCTTGTCTCCTATGTTGTAAGAACCTTTTGGAATTATAAATATATCTTCATTACTCTTAACAGTTCCATATTCTTCTTTAACTTCTATTACCTCTCCTTCTAGAAGATTTGTCTCTCCTAAAAAGTCAGCTACAAATTTCGTCGCTGGTGTTTCATAAAGTTCTTCTGGTGTTCCTACTTGTTCTATAACACCTTTGTTCATAACCACTATTCTGTCTGACATAGTCAGTGCCTCTTCTTGGTCATGAGTTACAAAAATAAAAGTTATTCCAAGTTTTTTTTGCAAATGCTTAAGTTCAAGTTGCATTTGTTTTCTAAGTTTTAAATCAAGAGCACCTAGAGGCTCATCTAAAAGCAAAACCTTTGGACTATTTATTATTGCCCTGGCAATTGCAACACGTTGCATCTGTCCCCCACTTAATTGTGACGGCATTCTATTTTCATAGCCCTCTAATTGAACCATTTTAAGCATTTCAGAAACTTTTATTTTAATTTCTTCTTTATTTACCTTTTTCATCTTAAGTCCAAAGGCAATATTATCGAAGATATTCATGTGAGGAAATAATGCATAGTTTTGAAAAACTGTATTAACACTTCTTTCATTAGGTGCTTTAGCAGTTACATTTTCACCATCTATTATAACTTCTCCACTATTTGGAGTTTCAAAACCAGCAATCATTCTTAATGTAGTAGTTTTTCCACAACCACTAGGACCAAGTAAAGTTAAAAATTCACCTTTTTTAATCTCAAGATGCAAATCCTTAATAACTGTTTCCTCATCATCAAAACTTTTAGTGATATTTAACAGTTGAACAAAAAACTTCTCTGTCACACCTTAACAACTCCTTTTTTCTGCATAATAAAACAAAAACCCCCTAATGGTTCAAATCAACCAAAAAAGAAGGTTATTAAATAGGATTATAATTGTCACTTTTTCTGTTACCATTATAACTGAAATGAATATATCATAATTCATAGTAAATAACAATATATTTCTCGTAATATATTCCACAGTTTTTTTATTAAATTTTTATTATTTTTCTTATAAATATATTATAATTTTATTTTTAATATTCATAATTATGTGATGCCTCACACATAGTAATCTTTATAGACTTACCATCTAATACCTTTTTATAAGAAGTGAGAAATTCATTTAATTCATTGTCGTTAATTAAATCGATTTTCTTCACACTGGTGATTATCACATTTTCTCCATCAAGTATTATGTTAATGGTATTTATGTTATTATTTATATAGTATTCTGAAACATTCTTAACCTTTAGCCTATTCTTATATTTTTCTTGAAAGCTAATATTCTTTCTTAAAGTTTCATAACTATCCGCACCTACATTACCATTAACGCTACCTAAATCTATACCCATATTTTTCATTTGAGCTTCTAAATTATTTGGATCAAAACCATATCTCTCCATGATTTTTTTCTGAATATCATAAAACTTCTCTTGTGATATATTATTTTCTTCCATATATTTAAAAATATTTTTTGTGAATTCCCCCATTGTCAAGGTTCCTTCAGCCATTGAATAATATAAATCATATATATACGATTCAAATTTATCTACATCTTTATCTTTAGCTCTGTTCTTCAGCTCATTAAAGTCTATTATTCTGTCGTCCATACTTACCGTTCCTTCCTAAACTATATAAAATATCGCTTACGTTTATACTTAGTATTATACCAAATATTTTTAAAAAAATCTTTCAATATAAAAATCTGAATTTTACAAAAAAAATACTTCCTACAACCCTCCATAACACATATTGGCTTTTGCTACTTATATTCCCTGTATAGTTGTTTCAATTAAGGAATAATATACAATGACTATTCTAGAAATTTATTCTCATGTAATATTTCGTATTATAATGTCTATTTTTATATTTGACTGTCACCGACTATAGGACTAAAATGATTATGGCGGATAAAAAAAACAAGGAGGTTATTAATAAAAATGTCACCTAAACTTATACGTTTATTCAAAAGAAAAGAAATTTCTAAAGAACAGGTAGCAAAAGATATTATTGCAGGTATCATAGTTGCAGTTATAGCCTTACCACTATCTATAGCATTAGGTATATCTTCTGGAGTATCTCCAGAAAAAGGGCTTATCACTGCAATCATAGCTGGCTTTTTTATCTCTTTACTTGGCGGAAGTAGAGTACAAATTGGTGGTCCTACTGGTGCCTTTGTAGTTATTGTTTATGGTATAGTCCAAAACTTTGGAATAAGTGGATTGATTATCGCTACAATAATGGCAGGTATTCTTCTAATCATAATGGGAGTCTTAAAATTAGGTACAGTTATAAAGTATGTACCACACACAATAACTGTAGGTTTTACCAGCGGAATTGCTGTTACTCTTTTATCTACTCAAGTAAAAGATTTTTTAGGACTCAACATAGCATCTGTTCCAGCTGAATTTATAGGGAAATGGGAAAGTTATTTCGCTAATCTTCACACATTTCAATTAACTACTTTTTTAATAGGCGCTTGTTCAGTACTTATAATTGTTCTTTGGCCTAAAATTAATAGAACTATACCTGGTTCCTTAGTAGCCCTTATAGTTGCAACACTAGTAGTATGGATCTTCAAACTTCCAGTGGAAACAATAGGTACTAGATTCACCAACATTTCATCCGCATTACCAACACCAACACTACCAAGTATAAATTTTTCTACAATCCAACAACTAATTAAGCCAGCCTTTACAATAGCTATATTAGCTGCCATCGAATCTCTCCTTTCAGCTGTTGTCGCTGATGGAATGATAGGTGGTAAGCATGATTCAAATGTAGAGCTTGTAGCCCAAGGTGTCGCAAATATTGCTTCTGGAATATTTGGCGGTATCCCTGCAACTGGCGCCATTGCCAGAACTGCAGCCAACGTTAAAAATGGTGGAAGGACTCCAATCTCTGGAATTGTACATGCTGCAACATTATTACTGATCATGCTGGTTTGTATGCCACTAGCAAAATTAATACCTATGACCACTCTTGCAGCAATCTTGATAGTAGTTTCTTATAATATGGGGGAATGGAGAACATTTAAGACATTACTAAAAGCGCCTAAAAGTGATGTTATTGTTCTAATACTTACATTTACTCTAACAGTAGTCTTTGATTTAGTTGTTGCTATTGAAATAGGAATGATCCTTGCAATGTTCTTATTTATGAAAAGAACTGCAGACACTACAAACATTACAGATATCGGTAAGAGCAGAAACTTCTTTGATGATGAAATCTCTAAAGAACTAGATTCAATAGATAGTAAAGTACTCGTTTATCAAATTAATGGACCTTTATTCTTTGGAATTGTCCATAGTTTCATGGATGTTATGAGTGAAGTAAACCCTGATGCTGAAATTCTAATACTTGATATGAAGTATGCAAATGTATTAGATGCTACTGCTATGGAAGCCATTGAAAAACTTTATGAGCGTTGTAATAAAAATAATATTAAATTATTACTTGCTAATGTTAAACCTCAACCTTATAAAGTTCTTAATAATATGGGCTTTATAAAAACCATAGGTGAAAAATATATTTTTAAAGATAAAACAACTGCAATAGCAGCTTCATGTAATTATCTAAAAAACAGAAAAGTTTCTTAAAAAAGACACATTTTATAAATAAAAAGAAAACTAGTATACGCTAGTTTTCTTTTTATCTCTTATTTAATTCAACTTATAAACAAATTCTTCTACCTCTTCAGCAGTAATCGGCTTACTAAAATAATAGCCTTGAACCTCATCACAACCATTTTCCATCAAATACTTCAAATGTTCTTTTGTTTCAACACCTTCTGCAATAACTTTAAAGCTAAGATTTTTTGCCATATCGATAATTGTCTTTGTAATTATAGTACTTTCGAAATCATCACCTAACTCTGTGACAAAGGAACGATCTATTTTAAGTTTATCTATAGAAAACTTTCTTAGATAATTAAGAGAAGAATATCCTGTACCAAAGTCATCTATAGCTATTTTAATTCCCATATTATTTAATTCTCTAAAATTCTCAATAGCTAACTCTATATCCTCCATCATAGCACTCTCCGTCAGTTCAACCTCAAGAACATTGGGATCTAAAGATAATTCCTTTAAAATATCTTTTATTATCTTACATATATTCATCTTTTTTAGTTGTATCGAACTTATATTTACTGCTACTTTAAAAAAAGGCAGTTTCTTATCTCTCCATTCTTTAGCTTGAATGCAACTTGTCCGAATAACCCACTCCCCTATTGAATCAATTAAACCACTTTCCTCAACTATCGGTATAAATTCAAAAGGAGATATTAATCCAAGCTTAGGATGGCTCCACCTAATCAAAGCTTCAACACCTACCATTTTCCCAGTATTAAGGGATACTTGTGGCTGGTAAACTAAAAAAAATTGACCTTTTTCTATGGCTGTCATCAGATCATTTTCAAGTATAGTTCTTCTATTAACCTTCGCACTCAGCTCTTTAGTATAAATAACCTTTTCAAGTCCTTTATCTTTGGCTTCAATTAGTGCTTTTTCCGCATTTGTTAGCAAATCCTTCTTGTTTCCCATTACCTCTTCAAATATGCTGATTCCCATACTACAATTTATAGTTAATTCTTCACCTGCAATACTAAAGTTTTTTGTAAGTGCATCATTTATCCTATCTACAATCATTTCCACTTCTTGGCGCTTTTTAATATTCTCAAGTAACACTCCAAAATGATCTTCTCCTAAATGCGCAATAATAGCACTTTCATCTATGTAATCTTGTATTCTATTGGCAACTTGCTTTAATAATTCATCACCAAATCTAGCACCATATATATCATTAACCTTTTTAAATCTTCTTATGTCCACTA is a window encoding:
- the mgsA gene encoding methylglyoxal synthase: MNIALIAHDKKKDNMVMFTTAYEDVLREHTLYATGTTGQRIMDATELKVNRFQSGPLGGDQQIGAMIANNEMDMIIFLRDPLTAQPHEPDVSALLRLCDVYSIPLATNMASAELLMHALMRGDLDFRNLRRGIKVEFKL
- a CDS encoding ammonium transporter codes for the protein MTINGADTVFVIIATILVFLMTPALALFYGGLVRRKNVLSTTMHSYGAIVLVSLQWIILGYTLVFGTDNSGIIGGLNFLGLDGVGFEANADYAATIPHQAFMLFQMMFAVITPALISGAFAERMKFSAMMLFTLLWTTFVYDPIAHWVWGVGGWLRTLGALDFAGGNVVHISSGISALVVALILGKRKYVKHAKPHNVTITVLGAGLLWVGWFGFNAGSALAINDVALNAFITTNTAAAACAAVWMILERIRFGKSSAVGLATGAVAGLVAITPGAGFVTPMAAIIIGAVAAIICFIAIYYVKEKLGYDDALDAFGCHGIGGIWGAIATGLFATTKVNSAGADGLFYGGAKLLGAQFIAVIATIAFAGIVTFIIVKIVDKTIGLRVSTEVEDIGLDTMLHGNEAYETGV
- a CDS encoding P-II family nitrogen regulator — protein: MKKLEIVIKAEKLEELKEELNKFGIQGMMITNIMGFGNQKGTTQYYRGTEIKVNLLPKIKVEVIIAAENVDDIIKKVCEVVSTGNIGDGKIFVYDVEDAVRIRTRERGVSAI
- a CDS encoding ANTAR domain-containing response regulator; translated protein: MKRIIIAFPREQNCNGVVSIFKKIGINDIQICDSGIKVLELVEGSTKGLIICSYRLKDMFSSKLINQIPEGYSMLMLVANPSLCESIDSRISVLTLPINKGNFLATINMLLNKNKFKKSLSTEENLIIQKAKDLLIKERNFTEQQAHRYLQVNSMNNGRKMIETSKRILEGSDNNEEIRNCN
- a CDS encoding extracellular solute-binding protein yields the protein MKKKSSILKSLYTFLVFMFLYVPILVLIGFSFNESKLNVTWTGFTFKWYTSLINNVGILEAFKNSFIIAIISTIISVIIGTLAAIGLYRYKFKGKNILDSILNIPLVIPEIVMGISLLAFFAFVDLPRGKITLIIAHVTFSIAYVISTVKTRLDGFDNSVEEAAMDLGATPLVTFFKVTLPIIMPGVIAGGLLAFTLSLDDVIISFFAAGPGSVTLPLKVFSMVKFGVTPEINALSTIIMLVTVVILTLSMVLKNINLNMKKVGAVLTAIAVTITGTWYGIFKVAKFTEGSETEQQVLNVFNWSEYLPQSVIEEFENTYNIKVNYSTFSSNEEMLAKLMAGGNEYDLAVASDFMVEILKKQNLIEEIDKSNIENIDNLSKQFMHLPFDPDNKYSLPYMWLAGIIAYDSSKVPEGTITSYADLWKPELENSLCVLDDERAIIGITLKKLGYSLNDTSEEALAKAKEELTSLQKNIKSYDSDSPKTSLINGEVKAIFAWGAEGSLARRENSNVKYVVPEEGLFLQQDNFVIPTGAKNKKAAELFINFILRPEISAEISKEFPYGNPNEAAWDQIDSEILSDKAVYPDAKDVKNGEYLRDIGSKISEFDKIWSEVKQ
- a CDS encoding ABC transporter permease, producing the protein MAKKKKNILGPLATLAPVVSWMLAFFIVPLILVVVYSFSTRGEVGDIVYDFTFFNYGRLFDSLYLTIFIKSIGVSLFTTIFCLGFGYPFAFIVAKSNKKLKPILLLLVMLPFWTNSLVRTYAMIILLRTEGIINTVLMNLNIISEPLHMMSNNFAVMVGMVYMMFPFMVLPLYSSIEKLDMRLLEAASDLGASPINKFMKITLPLTKGGIVSGCLLVFVPTLGLFFITDLLGGSKVVLMSNLIKNQFLTARDWPFGSAISVILIIVMVILIAITNKMGGSTERKEVL
- a CDS encoding ABC transporter ATP-binding protein — translated: MTEKFFVQLLNITKSFDDEETVIKDLHLEIKKGEFLTLLGPSGCGKTTTLRMIAGFETPNSGEVIIDGENVTAKAPNERSVNTVFQNYALFPHMNIFDNIAFGLKMKKVNKEEIKIKVSEMLKMVQLEGYENRMPSQLSGGQMQRVAIARAIINSPKVLLLDEPLGALDLKLRKQMQLELKHLQKKLGITFIFVTHDQEEALTMSDRIVVMNKGVIEQVGTPEELYETPATKFVADFLGETNLLEGEVIEVKEEYGTVKSNEDIFIIPKGSYNIGDKLSVSIRPERIKLKTETSSDEISLKGTLKERIYIGSNIKTVMVLNSGREIIVNEPIDNKFDFNNKNEQVYLTWNKNNSIVIKA
- a CDS encoding DUF3867 domain-containing protein; amino-acid sequence: MDDRIIDFNELKNRAKDKDVDKFESYIYDLYYSMAEGTLTMGEFTKNIFKYMEENNISQEKFYDIQKKIMERYGFDPNNLEAQMKNMGIDLGSVNGNVGADSYETLRKNISFQEKYKNRLKVKNVSEYYINNNINTINIILDGENVIITSVKKIDLINDNELNEFLTSYKKVLDGKSIKITMCEASHNYEY
- a CDS encoding SulP family inorganic anion transporter, producing the protein MSPKLIRLFKRKEISKEQVAKDIIAGIIVAVIALPLSIALGISSGVSPEKGLITAIIAGFFISLLGGSRVQIGGPTGAFVVIVYGIVQNFGISGLIIATIMAGILLIIMGVLKLGTVIKYVPHTITVGFTSGIAVTLLSTQVKDFLGLNIASVPAEFIGKWESYFANLHTFQLTTFLIGACSVLIIVLWPKINRTIPGSLVALIVATLVVWIFKLPVETIGTRFTNISSALPTPTLPSINFSTIQQLIKPAFTIAILAAIESLLSAVVADGMIGGKHDSNVELVAQGVANIASGIFGGIPATGAIARTAANVKNGGRTPISGIVHAATLLLIMLVCMPLAKLIPMTTLAAILIVVSYNMGEWRTFKTLLKAPKSDVIVLILTFTLTVVFDLVVAIEIGMILAMFLFMKRTADTTNITDIGKSRNFFDDEISKELDSIDSKVLVYQINGPLFFGIVHSFMDVMSEVNPDAEILILDMKYANVLDATAMEAIEKLYERCNKNNIKLLLANVKPQPYKVLNNMGFIKTIGEKYIFKDKTTAIAASCNYLKNRKVS
- a CDS encoding bifunctional diguanylate cyclase/phosphodiesterase is translated as MKKVDSIDKICKKEKGYDQENDKFVDEINEKIVCLIINNIKIGIAVLDESDNVKLVNDIYCEMYEKDIDELIGKTFEHGKKILNDDYFYAGRLGIAETGNVKVEKIVKSDGRIFNAIVNEVIIDSKEKGQHKVVLVTDLSQIKRFVSKMRSSVDEVAISKYSNVTGLPNRQYIENRIEILSYDNFSEDETFALVIVDIRRFKKVNDIYGARFGDELLKQVANRIQDYIDESAIIAHLGEDHFGVLLENIKKRQEVEMIVDRINDALTKNFSIAGEELTINCSMGISIFEEVMGNKKDLLTNAEKALIEAKDKGLEKVIYTKELSAKVNRRTILENDLMTAIEKGQFFLVYQPQVSLNTGKMVGVEALIRWSHPKLGLISPFEFIPIVEESGLIDSIGEWVIRTSCIQAKEWRDKKLPFFKVAVNISSIQLKKMNICKIIKDILKELSLDPNVLEVELTESAMMEDIELAIENFRELNNMGIKIAIDDFGTGYSSLNYLRKFSIDKLKIDRSFVTELGDDFESTIITKTIIDMAKNLSFKVIAEGVETKEHLKYLMENGCDEVQGYYFSKPITAEEVEEFVYKLN